A genomic window from Pseudonocardia broussonetiae includes:
- a CDS encoding VOC family protein: MEKVQITARMDAIGIVVSDMAATLAFYRGLGVAVPDGTEGGPHVEAELGGGMRLMFDTEDVARSLDPDWTPPTGGGRVGLAFRLPDPASVDALHAEMVAAGHAGELEPFDAPWGQRYASLRDPDGTTVDLYAPN, translated from the coding sequence ATGGAGAAGGTGCAGATCACGGCCCGGATGGACGCCATCGGGATCGTCGTGTCCGACATGGCCGCCACGCTCGCGTTCTACCGCGGGCTGGGCGTCGCCGTGCCCGACGGCACGGAGGGCGGGCCGCACGTGGAGGCCGAGCTGGGCGGCGGGATGCGGCTGATGTTCGACACCGAGGACGTCGCGCGCTCGCTCGACCCGGACTGGACGCCGCCCACCGGCGGCGGACGCGTCGGCCTGGCGTTCCGGCTCCCGGACCCGGCCTCGGTCGACGCCCTGCACGCCGAGATGGTCGCGGCGGGCCACGCCGGCGAGCTGGAGCCGTTCGACGCCCCGTGGGGGCAGCGCTACGCGAGCCTGCGGGACCCGGACGGCACCACCGTGGACCTCTACGCGCCGAACTGA
- a CDS encoding ubiquitin-like protein Pup, giving the protein MSQEQTKRQGGGGGDDDEGADGAAAGQERREKLGEDVDTILDEIDDVLEENAEDFVRAYVQKGGE; this is encoded by the coding sequence ATGTCGCAGGAGCAGACGAAGCGTCAGGGCGGCGGGGGCGGGGACGACGACGAGGGTGCCGACGGCGCCGCGGCGGGCCAGGAGCGTCGCGAGAAGCTCGGCGAGGACGTCGACACCATCCTCGACGAGATCGACGACGTGCTGGAGGAGAACGCGGAGGACTTCGTCCGCGCCTACGTCCAGAAGGGCGGGGAGTAG
- the prcA gene encoding proteasome subunit alpha — protein MTMPFYSSVDQLLRDRSELARKGIARGRSVVVLTFTDGVLFVAENRSTALHKVSEIYDRIGFAAVGRYNEFETLRNAGVRMADVRGYTYDRRDVTGRMLANTYAQILGTSFVEQQKPYEVELCLAEVGATPDADQLYRITYDGSITDEPQFVVMGGTTEPISAKLKETYQAGLAVTEAIGCAVEALQTSSSTAANGTAQPTVLSVRALEVAVLDRGRPRRSFRRITGSALRELLPEANRTVDAAPADSDDVGGDENPVVPEGGGS, from the coding sequence ATGACCATGCCGTTCTACTCGTCGGTCGACCAGCTCCTGCGCGACCGCTCGGAGCTCGCCCGCAAGGGCATCGCCCGCGGCCGCAGCGTCGTCGTGCTCACCTTCACCGACGGCGTGCTGTTCGTCGCGGAGAACCGGTCCACCGCCCTGCACAAGGTCTCCGAGATCTACGACCGCATCGGGTTCGCCGCGGTCGGGCGCTACAACGAGTTCGAGACGCTGCGCAACGCCGGCGTCCGGATGGCCGATGTCCGCGGCTACACCTACGACCGCCGCGACGTCACCGGCCGCATGCTGGCCAACACCTACGCGCAGATCCTGGGCACCTCGTTCGTCGAGCAGCAGAAGCCCTACGAGGTGGAGCTGTGCCTGGCCGAGGTCGGCGCCACGCCCGACGCCGACCAGCTCTACCGCATCACCTACGACGGCTCGATCACCGACGAGCCGCAGTTCGTGGTCATGGGCGGCACCACCGAGCCGATCAGCGCGAAGCTCAAGGAGACCTACCAGGCGGGCCTGGCCGTCACCGAGGCGATCGGCTGCGCCGTGGAGGCGCTGCAGACCAGCAGCTCCACCGCGGCCAACGGCACCGCGCAGCCCACGGTGCTCAGCGTCCGCGCGCTGGAGGTGGCGGTCCTCGACCGCGGCCGCCCGCGCCGCTCGTTCCGCCGCATCACGGGCTCCGCGCTGCGCGAGCTGCTGCCCGAGGCCAACCGCACCGTCGACGCCGCGCCCGCCGACTCCGACGACGTGGGCGGCGACGAGAACCCGGTGGTCCCCGAGGGCGGCGGCTCCTGA
- a CDS encoding alpha/beta fold hydrolase yields the protein MRVTGLDHLVLVSPDPERLIAWYVGVLGLVPVRLEQWRAGEVPFASLRVDASTIIDVQAGERSGTNVDHLALVVDADLDALAAEHGAPAPRSLFGARGQGRGIYLRDPDGTGVELRTYAPAAAPATFAAPVDGFRTAYDDHTGPGPVVVLLHGWPGDRHDFREVVPRLTGSCRVVVPDLRGFGATERPDGAGPDAYAAAAQARSVAALVEELGAGPVVLGGYDVGSRAAQELARARPDLVRALVVSPPVPGAGARVLSPEAQREFWYQHLHRLPLVEELLDGNPAAVRGYLGHIWSHWSGPAFTPDAAELDRLADAYGRPGAFVASVNWYRAGGGTVARSLAEQAPSPGDRLAVPTTVLWPEHDPLFPREWSDRLGEFFADVDLRPLDGVGHFTPLEAAPAFAAALLERVRESA from the coding sequence ATGCGCGTCACCGGACTGGACCACCTCGTGCTCGTCTCCCCCGACCCCGAGCGGCTGATCGCCTGGTACGTCGGCGTCCTCGGGCTCGTCCCGGTCCGCCTGGAGCAGTGGCGCGCGGGCGAGGTGCCGTTCGCCTCGCTGCGGGTGGACGCCTCGACGATCATCGACGTGCAGGCCGGCGAGCGCAGCGGCACCAACGTCGACCACCTGGCCCTGGTGGTCGACGCCGACCTCGACGCGCTCGCGGCCGAGCACGGCGCCCCCGCCCCGCGCAGCCTGTTCGGCGCCCGCGGGCAGGGCCGCGGGATCTACCTGCGCGACCCCGACGGCACCGGCGTCGAGCTGCGCACCTACGCGCCCGCGGCCGCCCCGGCGACGTTCGCCGCCCCCGTCGACGGGTTCCGCACCGCCTACGACGACCACACCGGCCCCGGCCCGGTCGTCGTCCTGCTGCACGGCTGGCCCGGCGACCGCCACGACTTCCGAGAGGTGGTCCCGCGGCTCACCGGGTCCTGCCGCGTCGTGGTGCCCGACCTGCGCGGGTTCGGCGCCACCGAGCGCCCCGACGGCGCCGGACCGGACGCCTACGCCGCCGCCGCGCAGGCCCGCAGCGTCGCCGCGCTCGTCGAGGAGCTCGGGGCCGGGCCGGTCGTCCTCGGCGGGTACGACGTCGGGTCGCGCGCCGCGCAGGAGCTGGCCCGGGCCCGCCCCGACCTGGTGCGGGCCCTGGTGGTCTCCCCGCCCGTGCCGGGCGCGGGGGCGCGGGTGCTCTCCCCCGAGGCGCAGCGCGAGTTCTGGTACCAGCACCTGCACCGGCTCCCGCTGGTCGAGGAGCTGCTCGACGGGAACCCGGCCGCCGTCCGCGGCTACCTCGGCCACATCTGGTCGCACTGGTCGGGCCCCGCGTTCACCCCGGACGCCGCCGAGCTCGACCGGCTCGCCGACGCCTACGGGCGGCCGGGGGCGTTCGTCGCCTCGGTGAACTGGTACCGGGCCGGTGGGGGCACGGTCGCGCGGTCGCTGGCCGAGCAGGCCCCCTCCCCCGGCGACCGTCTCGCCGTCCCGACGACCGTCCTGTGGCCCGAGCACGACCCGCTGTTCCCGCGGGAGTGGTCCGACCGCCTCGGCGAGTTCTTCGCCGACGTCGACCTGCGCCCGCTCGACGGCGTCGGCCACTTCACCCCGCTGGAGGCCGCGCCGGCGTTCGCTGCGGCCCTCCTCGAGCGCGTGCGGGAGTCGGCGTGA
- the prcB gene encoding proteasome subunit beta, producing MSFPDPGRRAPVGLDAYLAPGPSSFTDFVTAHAPHLLPSAVPAHGAPGALEVPHGTTIVALVFDGGVVIAGDRRATQGNVIAQRDIEKVFVTDAHSAVGIAGSAGIALEMVRLFTVELEHYEKIEGTTLSLDGKANKLAAMVRANLGAAMQGFVVVPLFAGYDIEAPDPSKAGRIVTYDATGGRYDELLGYHAVGSGSVFAKSALKKRHRVDADLPTTVRTAIEALYDAADDDSATGGPDLTRRLYPIVVSITGPEGAIRRPEAEIAEVVAQVVAGRTENPGG from the coding sequence ATGTCGTTCCCCGATCCGGGGCGTCGCGCCCCTGTCGGGCTGGACGCGTACCTCGCGCCCGGCCCGTCCTCGTTCACCGACTTCGTCACCGCCCACGCCCCGCACCTGCTCCCCTCCGCGGTGCCGGCGCACGGTGCGCCCGGCGCGCTGGAGGTCCCGCACGGCACCACGATCGTCGCGCTGGTGTTCGACGGCGGCGTCGTGATCGCCGGTGACCGCCGCGCCACCCAGGGCAACGTGATCGCCCAGCGCGACATCGAGAAGGTCTTCGTCACCGACGCGCACTCCGCGGTCGGCATCGCCGGCTCCGCGGGCATCGCGCTGGAGATGGTGCGGCTGTTCACCGTCGAGCTCGAGCACTACGAGAAGATCGAGGGCACCACGCTCTCCCTCGACGGCAAGGCCAACAAGCTCGCCGCGATGGTCCGCGCCAACCTCGGCGCGGCGATGCAGGGCTTCGTCGTCGTGCCGCTGTTCGCGGGCTACGACATCGAGGCGCCCGACCCGTCGAAGGCCGGGCGGATCGTCACCTACGACGCCACCGGCGGCCGCTACGACGAGCTGCTGGGCTACCACGCCGTCGGCTCGGGCTCGGTGTTCGCGAAGTCGGCGCTCAAGAAGCGCCACCGCGTCGACGCCGACCTCCCCACCACCGTCCGCACGGCGATCGAGGCGCTCTACGACGCCGCCGACGACGACTCGGCCACCGGAGGCCCCGACCTCACCCGCAGGCTCTACCCGATCGTCGTGTCGATCACCGGCCCGGAGGGCGCGATCCGCCGCCCGGAGGCCGAGATCGCCGAGGTCGTCGCCCAGGTCGTCGCCGGCCGCACCGAGAACCCCGGAGGCTGA
- a CDS encoding NAD(P)-dependent alcohol dehydrogenase, with the protein MPETMKSFVIKRVGETEVVEKPIPEPGPEEAIVRTTAALICTSDVHTVKGALPVPDGRTLGHESVGVIHKLGSAVTGFEEGQRVVVCAVTPCYRCSACQRGFTSQCGGALGGYKYTVQMDGNMAEYFVVPAAAANLTPIPEAISDEQAAYCCDMLTTGFMGVEHCYLQFGETVAIFAQGPVGLSATIGAQLMGAGRIIAVESRADRQALAKRFGATDIVDFTKGDPVEQIMDLTGGEGTDAAIEAFGFPDTFEACLRVTKAGGRVSNIGYHGENPNPLQLPLDAFGLGMNDKAVHTGLCPGGSERMKRLLRLLESGRIDPTPMTTHTFGFDRISEAFEMMTTKADGIVKPLITFS; encoded by the coding sequence ATGCCGGAGACGATGAAGTCCTTCGTGATCAAGCGAGTCGGGGAGACGGAGGTCGTCGAGAAGCCGATCCCCGAGCCGGGTCCGGAGGAGGCCATCGTCCGCACCACCGCGGCGCTGATCTGCACCTCCGACGTCCACACCGTCAAGGGCGCGCTGCCCGTGCCGGACGGCCGCACGCTCGGCCACGAGTCCGTCGGCGTCATCCACAAGCTGGGCTCGGCCGTCACCGGCTTCGAGGAGGGCCAGCGCGTCGTCGTCTGCGCCGTCACCCCCTGCTACCGCTGTTCGGCGTGCCAGCGCGGCTTCACCAGCCAGTGCGGCGGGGCGCTGGGCGGCTACAAGTACACCGTCCAGATGGACGGCAACATGGCCGAGTACTTCGTCGTCCCGGCGGCGGCGGCCAACCTCACGCCGATCCCCGAGGCGATCAGCGACGAGCAGGCCGCCTACTGCTGCGACATGCTCACCACCGGCTTCATGGGCGTCGAGCACTGCTACCTGCAGTTCGGCGAGACCGTGGCGATCTTCGCGCAGGGCCCGGTCGGGCTGTCGGCCACGATCGGCGCGCAGCTGATGGGCGCCGGCCGGATCATCGCCGTGGAGTCCCGCGCCGACCGGCAGGCGCTGGCCAAGCGCTTCGGCGCCACCGACATCGTCGACTTCACCAAGGGCGACCCGGTCGAGCAGATCATGGACCTCACCGGCGGCGAGGGCACCGACGCCGCCATCGAGGCGTTCGGCTTCCCGGACACCTTCGAGGCGTGCCTGCGCGTCACCAAGGCGGGCGGCCGGGTGTCCAACATCGGCTACCACGGCGAGAACCCCAACCCGCTGCAGCTCCCGCTCGACGCGTTCGGCCTCGGCATGAACGACAAGGCCGTGCACACCGGCCTGTGCCCGGGCGGCAGCGAGCGGATGAAGCGCCTGCTGCGCCTGCTGGAGTCCGGCCGCATCGACCCGACGCCGATGACGACGCACACGTTCGGCTTCGACCGCATCTCCGAGGCCTTCGAGATGATGACGACGAAGGCCGACGGCATCGTGAAGCCGCTGATCACCTTCTCCTGA
- a CDS encoding helix-turn-helix domain-containing protein, translating into MGYREFPVPLGGLAECGWSASSGPAPAVHAVLPDGAMDFVWTGADLLVAGPDTAPHPAGREPGAVATGLRFRPGALPALLGVPADALLDRRVPLADLLPRPAGRAVARIEAGEPVLDALLGIVADLPGAPPDRALGVVVRHAAAGAGAAATAEALGWTPRTLHRRALAAFGYGPAVLRRVLRFRRAVDLLHAGVAPAEVAVRAGYADQPHLSREVRALAGRSPGQFGA; encoded by the coding sequence GTGGGATACCGCGAGTTCCCGGTGCCGCTGGGCGGGCTGGCCGAGTGCGGCTGGTCGGCGTCGTCCGGGCCGGCGCCGGCGGTGCACGCCGTGCTCCCCGACGGCGCCATGGACTTCGTGTGGACCGGCGCCGACCTGCTCGTCGCGGGTCCGGACACCGCCCCGCACCCCGCCGGCCGCGAGCCGGGCGCCGTCGCCACCGGCCTGCGGTTCCGCCCCGGCGCGCTGCCCGCGCTGCTCGGGGTGCCGGCCGACGCGCTGCTCGACCGGCGCGTCCCGCTGGCCGATCTGCTCCCCCGCCCCGCCGGGCGCGCGGTGGCCCGGATCGAGGCCGGGGAGCCCGTCCTCGACGCCCTGCTCGGGATCGTCGCCGACCTGCCCGGCGCGCCGCCGGACCGCGCGCTGGGCGTGGTCGTGCGCCACGCGGCCGCGGGGGCGGGCGCCGCGGCCACCGCCGAGGCGCTGGGGTGGACCCCCCGGACGCTGCACCGGCGCGCGCTCGCCGCGTTCGGCTACGGCCCCGCCGTGCTGCGCCGCGTCCTGCGCTTCCGCCGCGCGGTCGACCTGCTGCACGCGGGCGTCGCACCCGCGGAGGTCGCGGTGCGCGCCGGGTACGCCGACCAGCCGCACCTGAGCCGGGAGGTGCGGGCGCTCGCGGGCCGCTCCCCCGGTCAGTTCGGCGCGTAG
- a CDS encoding YceI family protein produces MTTTQTQIPNYIAGTWDIDPVHSDVSFTVRHMMVSKVRGRFGGFSGEIVTGPDVTGSSVRAEIDATSIDTGNDQRDGHIRSADFFAVENHPTWTFVSTAVRPDGDDLAVDGELTIKGVTRPVTLSLEVNGFGPDAYGGTRAGFTGTTTINRSDFGVDISMPLDGGGVVVSEKVQITLEIQGVLRTA; encoded by the coding sequence ATGACCACCACGCAGACCCAGATCCCGAACTACATCGCGGGCACCTGGGACATCGACCCCGTGCACTCCGACGTCTCGTTCACGGTCCGCCACATGATGGTGAGCAAGGTACGCGGGCGCTTCGGCGGGTTCTCCGGCGAGATCGTGACGGGCCCGGACGTCACCGGATCGAGCGTGCGCGCCGAGATCGACGCGACCTCCATCGACACCGGCAACGACCAGCGCGACGGCCACATCCGCTCGGCCGACTTCTTCGCCGTCGAGAACCACCCCACCTGGACCTTCGTCTCCACCGCCGTCCGCCCCGACGGTGACGACCTGGCCGTCGACGGCGAGCTGACCATCAAGGGCGTCACCCGCCCGGTCACCCTGTCGCTCGAGGTCAACGGCTTCGGCCCGGACGCCTACGGCGGCACGCGCGCCGGCTTCACCGGCACGACCACCATCAACCGCAGCGACTTCGGCGTCGACATCTCGATGCCGCTCGACGGCGGCGGCGTCGTCGTCAGCGAGAAGGTGCAGATCACCCTGGAGATCCAGGGCGTGCTGCGCACCGCCTGA
- a CDS encoding RraA family protein, translating into MSRSHPQQWAVNPSGERPDPADVAALREFATTQIADCGGPVGVVGPPLRRLAGGPEVCGTAVTVWTKPGDILFVLKAPDLIGAGDVLVIDGGGREDAAVIGDIVGRTVHDLGCSGLVVDGAVRDVDGLDEIGLPVFARGVHPATGSNQGPGAINVPVQCGGVAVHPGDVVRADSSGIVVVPRAELAAVLELTRAVAAREEAWRAAVAGGQTLAAATGIDALIARRGAEPPLP; encoded by the coding sequence GTGAGCAGGTCGCACCCGCAGCAGTGGGCCGTGAACCCGTCCGGGGAGCGGCCCGACCCCGCCGACGTCGCCGCCCTGCGGGAGTTCGCCACCACCCAGATCGCCGACTGCGGCGGCCCGGTCGGGGTCGTCGGGCCCCCGCTGCGCCGGCTCGCGGGTGGCCCGGAGGTCTGCGGCACCGCCGTGACGGTCTGGACGAAGCCCGGCGACATCCTGTTCGTGCTCAAGGCACCCGACCTGATCGGTGCGGGCGACGTGCTCGTCATCGACGGCGGCGGCCGCGAGGACGCCGCCGTGATCGGCGACATCGTGGGCCGCACGGTCCACGACCTGGGCTGCAGCGGGCTGGTCGTCGACGGGGCGGTGCGCGACGTCGACGGCCTCGACGAGATCGGCCTGCCGGTCTTCGCCCGCGGCGTCCACCCCGCCACCGGCTCCAACCAGGGCCCGGGCGCGATCAACGTGCCCGTCCAGTGCGGCGGCGTGGCCGTGCACCCCGGCGACGTCGTGCGGGCCGACTCCAGCGGGATCGTGGTCGTGCCCCGCGCCGAGCTGGCCGCGGTGCTGGAGCTGACGCGCGCCGTGGCCGCCCGCGAGGAGGCCTGGCGGGCCGCCGTGGCGGGCGGGCAGACGCTGGCCGCGGCCACCGGGATCGACGCGCTGATCGCCCGGCGCGGCGCGGAGCCGCCCCTGCCCTGA
- a CDS encoding YchJ family protein, translating to MQPCPCGLPATYPACCGRYHAGAAAPTAEALMRSRFSAFAVGDAAYLRETWDPATRPRRVDVDPATRWTHLEVLDRTGGGLLESTGTVRFRAHHDGGVVAEDSRFRRAGGRWLYVGPA from the coding sequence GTGCAGCCCTGCCCCTGCGGACTCCCGGCGACCTACCCCGCGTGCTGCGGGCGCTACCACGCCGGTGCGGCCGCGCCCACGGCCGAGGCGCTGATGCGCTCGCGGTTCAGCGCCTTCGCCGTCGGCGACGCCGCCTACCTGCGCGAGACCTGGGACCCGGCCACCCGCCCGCGTCGCGTCGACGTGGACCCGGCGACGCGCTGGACGCACTTGGAGGTCCTCGACCGCACCGGCGGCGGGCTGCTGGAGTCGACGGGCACCGTGCGCTTCCGCGCCCACCACGACGGCGGGGTCGTGGCCGAGGACAGCCGGTTCCGGCGCGCCGGCGGCCGCTGGCTCTACGTCGGGCCCGCGTGA
- a CDS encoding protein-tyrosine phosphatase family protein: MPVPPTPPLPGVVVLPDGTRVRGRGRRELPGDPPPDFGLYLHRRRTLLGRERWTPDWPAEWVDWPDFRVPRDPGRAAAAIEHALGLARAGRRVEVACGGGTGRTGTVLACMAVLAGHPVADAVAWTRAHYRPRAVETAAQRRWVEWFAARR; encoded by the coding sequence GTGCCCGTACCCCCGACGCCCCCGCTCCCCGGTGTGGTCGTGCTCCCCGACGGGACGCGCGTGCGCGGCCGCGGCCGCCGCGAGCTGCCCGGCGACCCGCCGCCGGACTTCGGCCTCTACCTGCACCGCCGCCGCACCCTGCTCGGCCGCGAGCGGTGGACGCCGGACTGGCCCGCGGAGTGGGTCGACTGGCCCGACTTCCGCGTGCCGCGCGACCCCGGTCGCGCCGCCGCCGCGATCGAGCACGCCCTCGGACTCGCCCGCGCGGGGCGCCGCGTCGAGGTGGCGTGCGGCGGCGGCACCGGCCGCACGGGCACCGTGCTGGCCTGCATGGCGGTGCTGGCCGGGCACCCGGTCGCCGACGCCGTGGCGTGGACGCGCGCGCACTACCGGCCGCGCGCGGTCGAGACGGCGGCGCAGCG
- the dop gene encoding depupylase/deamidase Dop, with amino-acid sequence MGTEIEYGISVPGDPTANPVITSTQVVLAYAAAADIPRSRRARWDYEVESPLRDARGFDLSAPTMHSPVDSELDDLGAANVILTNGARLYVDHAHPEFSTPEVTTPRDVVVWDKAGERVMEEAAMRAATVPGAPRIQLYKNNVDGKGASYGAHENYLMARSTTFPSIVSGLTPFFVTRQVVCGAGRVGRGASGDEAGYQLAQRSDYIEVEVGLETTLKRGIINTRDEPHADADKYRRLHVIIGDANMSEYSTLLKVGTAAIVLDMIEKGVRFDELRLAEPVRSVHRISHDPSLKTTVDLADGRKMTGLDVQHAYHEKARKHLETTLGDDLDDATAEVMQIWGEVLDDLSRDPMSTADRLDWTAKLRLLEGYRERDGLTWDAPRLHLVDLQYTDVRMAKGLYNRLATRGSIKRLVSEDDVTAAMTAPPEDTRAYFRGRCLERYPAEVAAASWDSVIFDLGRESLVRIPTLEPLRGTRSHVGELIDNSRTAEELVEALTRG; translated from the coding sequence ATGGGCACCGAGATCGAGTACGGCATCTCGGTCCCCGGCGACCCCACGGCGAACCCCGTGATCACCTCCACGCAGGTGGTGCTGGCCTACGCCGCGGCCGCCGACATCCCGCGCTCGCGCCGCGCCCGCTGGGACTACGAGGTCGAGTCGCCGCTGCGCGACGCCCGCGGGTTCGACCTCTCCGCGCCCACGATGCACAGCCCGGTCGACTCCGAGCTCGACGACCTCGGCGCCGCCAACGTCATCCTGACCAACGGCGCGCGCCTCTACGTCGACCACGCCCACCCCGAGTTCTCGACGCCGGAGGTCACCACCCCGCGCGACGTCGTGGTGTGGGACAAGGCGGGGGAGCGGGTGATGGAGGAGGCCGCGATGCGCGCCGCCACCGTGCCCGGCGCCCCGCGCATCCAGCTCTACAAGAACAACGTCGACGGCAAGGGCGCGAGCTACGGCGCCCACGAGAACTACCTGATGGCGCGCTCCACGACGTTCCCGTCGATCGTGTCGGGCCTGACGCCGTTCTTCGTGACGCGCCAAGTCGTGTGCGGCGCCGGCCGGGTGGGCCGGGGCGCCTCGGGCGACGAGGCGGGCTACCAGCTCGCGCAGCGCAGCGACTACATCGAGGTCGAGGTCGGCCTGGAGACCACGCTCAAGCGCGGCATCATCAACACACGCGACGAGCCGCACGCCGACGCCGACAAGTACCGCCGCCTGCACGTCATCATCGGCGACGCCAACATGAGCGAGTACTCCACGCTGCTCAAGGTCGGCACCGCCGCGATCGTGCTCGACATGATCGAGAAGGGCGTCCGGTTCGACGAGCTGCGCCTGGCCGAGCCCGTCCGCTCGGTGCACCGGATCAGCCACGACCCGTCGCTGAAGACCACGGTCGACCTCGCCGACGGCCGGAAGATGACCGGTCTCGACGTCCAGCACGCCTACCACGAGAAGGCGCGCAAGCACCTCGAGACGACGCTGGGCGACGACCTCGACGACGCCACGGCCGAGGTCATGCAGATCTGGGGCGAGGTCCTCGACGACCTCTCGCGCGACCCGATGAGCACCGCCGACCGCCTGGACTGGACGGCCAAGCTGCGCCTGCTGGAGGGCTACCGCGAGCGCGACGGCCTCACCTGGGACGCCCCGCGCCTGCACCTGGTCGACCTGCAGTACACCGACGTCCGGATGGCGAAGGGCCTCTACAACCGGCTCGCGACGCGCGGCTCGATCAAGCGCCTGGTGTCCGAGGACGACGTCACCGCGGCGATGACCGCGCCGCCCGAGGACACCCGCGCCTACTTCCGGGGCCGCTGCCTGGAGCGCTACCCGGCCGAGGTCGCCGCGGCGTCGTGGGACTCGGTCATCTTCGACCTGGGCCGGGAGTCGCTGGTGCGCATCCCGACGCTGGAGCCGCTGCGCGGCACCCGCAGCCACGTCGGCGAGCTGATCGACAACTCGCGGACCGCCGAGGAGCTCGTCGAGGCGCTCACCCGGGGCTGA
- a CDS encoding MarR family winged helix-turn-helix transcriptional regulator, with translation MDDTRWLTEDEQRTWRSFLTASRLLWDRIERQLQQGTGLPHAYYEILVRLSEAPDGVLRMSTLATSSTSSRSRLSHAVTRMEEAGLVRRRPHPTDKRGQLAELTEAGWERLRAAAPGHVEEVRSALFDLLSPEEQATLRTISERLAAHLAEGPLWPAVGDRATDAGTDDPATGP, from the coding sequence ATGGACGACACCCGTTGGCTCACCGAGGACGAGCAGCGCACCTGGCGCAGCTTCCTGACCGCGAGCCGCCTGCTGTGGGACCGCATCGAGCGGCAGCTCCAGCAGGGCACCGGCCTGCCCCACGCCTACTACGAGATCCTCGTGCGGCTGTCCGAGGCACCCGACGGCGTGCTGCGGATGAGCACGCTCGCCACGTCGTCGACGTCGTCGCGCAGCCGGCTCTCGCACGCCGTCACGCGGATGGAGGAGGCCGGGCTCGTCCGCAGGCGCCCGCACCCGACCGACAAGCGCGGGCAGCTCGCGGAGCTCACCGAGGCCGGGTGGGAGCGGCTGCGGGCCGCGGCGCCGGGGCACGTCGAGGAGGTGCGGTCGGCGCTGTTCGACCTGCTCAGCCCCGAGGAGCAGGCCACCCTGCGCACGATCAGCGAGCGGCTCGCGGCGCACCTGGCCGAGGGGCCGCTGTGGCCCGCGGTGGGGGACCGCGCGACGGACGCGGGCACCGACGACCCCGCGACCGGCCCCTGA